In Procambarus clarkii isolate CNS0578487 unplaced genomic scaffold, FALCON_Pclarkii_2.0 HiC_scaffold_137, whole genome shotgun sequence, the DNA window actaaggtaagactctaggtattggagggattaacctcttactccgtaatgttgtaatttaagaaagttaatgtgttaacagtgtaaaaaagtcttaatgtaggtcaacaaataaataaacaagggtactcatttcttccaagagctgcatatataaagttaatcatactaatcggtgcatgattggtccttttttgggcctgaaaccattatggcaagaactaagtaaattttgttttgctaaataggattaaggctgcttgtagattaactctttaaaatattttagacaaaatctgcagagttgatattggtttataattgttgacttcagggaGATTGacactttaaccctcaaaccgcgcatatcatatataaatgatatcagtgacaaaaccgaaaccgcgcacatcatttatatatgatttcgtgtctagcgctataatttaaatgccccgcctgggataggggcagctatagtacagccacgaccgatagttgccagatgccacctagaaaaaaaatccaggaaaacattcttgggtgttacagcgtcagtattgagcaagccaccaaggctggcgcacgcaacacgagctcacagcaccgctgttcagcttgtgaccacagcatcgcctacaaataccataatataaatgatactgctattatttagcagtgatagtattactgaagccccctgactgtgataaaactgaccaggattctgataatagcaggattgtggtgatatttagcgctgtgctccatggagggaggagtaaggctgtgggagggagggttgtggcgtcttctgactgtgtgtggccaccatttattgactgcactcaccataccagcttagtggttcgccatggtgaacacaaatgtagatatttatatataacgtgtgtatagtgtgagataacagcgagaggagtagattgggagccgccattttggtgagggaggagcgtcgtctgcacgacttggcatggtgtttactggtggccactatggtctttaggcaccataccagcttatttgttcaggtatggtgaataaaacaggtagatacttatatataatgtgtgtatatagcgtaataacaccacaaacaatattgttggatgacaaatattagtgtgtctggccttgagggcggccgccgatcagctgactgtgtgagtagctacgtcttatggccttcactcaccatacaagcttagatgtacagttatggtgaacaaaacatgtaaatacgtatatataacgtctgtgtatagtgaataaatacaaaagagtattgtgggaggtgaatgagggtgagtgaggtggtgttgagggagggagtggctcgctggtgtttggtgtttcactcctcgttgctttttgactcacaagaccaacttagtagttcgttatgatgtacaaaacatgcaaatacttatatataacctgtgtatatagtgtaacaacagcaaaactatttgtttattgttatatgaacataataattgaatcactaatatgcacaccataattttgagtacagcgatggttcacacattttataatataaatataccacaattcactgtatggaataatattactgcaaaaaactaagaaaaaatcaatcagagacattgaaataataaagtaataatatatttgtggcaactgccgtctgacagctcgggcggagtagacctcgtctggcgaaggctctgccaacgccccttttttgccacacttccctaccctattgcggctaaaatatgccacctacgatttttttgttattttttccgtgatcagggaacaaaaatgaacacttctataagacgaaagaattttttggattttttttttttgttgcgcctgtgggtgtgaattccatttgggcccctagcggtttgagggttaatggactaaggttactcttgctttttttcccttagaatatcaggaaaggtttgttgttcaaatgatttgttgtagagcaatgaaatgactggagctaaaaatctagagttttctttgaaaattagggttggtatgtgaacatatggtatctgtgcatggggttcattcatccactgcaaattacctgatgctcatcaccacccaataaaaatctgctatcagaacaataaaactgtctttaAACAACACAAAGTCTCTGTTTAAATCtctgaacatgctaaatatacactcactctacacattctcttgtgctatttacatgtacaaaactttgttcctaaatgctaatcctgatctgaaactctcccttgatagatgtaatagaacccacgcgcaccacaacataaataaatatatgtttgatataaattgacagtcatgctaatataattgccagtatggtttatgtaattcacaatcatcttaatataattgccagtttggataatataattgacaggaTTATACGAATCAGAataatattattgctaatcaAGCTAATATAATTTTGaaacaggctttttcacccacagggttattgatcgatggaaccGACTACCCACCAACGCCATAACTGCCtaactgccaaaatgtgctgaatttcaaaatataccaggaaaaaatcaaggaaaatgggggaggggaagggaaccttcaacaagctgcaagcttcccgtttttattgaggccactagggttagtggccctcaggtaaatcgggtaaaatattattccaagacaattacagcataactgataaagttaggctagagtaataaaaaTTTCTGGAaaatttagagtgatgtaaatttctagagtaatataaatttaaatttcatattaacttgactgacagttataaatgccaatctgccttcaataaactctttggtgaaatatttataatcaagagtattattcataaatatgtctaaacaaaaaatataaaatagacatcagtttgcatatgaatctgatgagaaaattccttgattaacctacatttccctatcaatcaaatggtctcatcttaagtacgtctcagactgtcttcttcaccagcaccaatgctaaataatattacaacaaaaatgtccataacttagctacagagtatattacattttaaataaattttcacagagaacaaaaacagaaagcacattattatttccataaatatgaagaaaaacatttaaagctttgatttatctttgctaaactaaagagatatttctatacttataagcaattttgaattttcctatagtgtcagcttctctagttcttgcttggtcatctaactttcataaaagaacaatataataaaatatctttatctttacctttcatggtgaagtgtatttctcaaacaaaattgaattacctttgaagaacatccaactgacattgtgatagcacactgttagattaaagttaagttaatatacctatatgtgccacattatcattcaacattctcttaattaccttccacactttaagtgtttagcctattatctgcatgtatcattttgtgctTCTTCATAtcaccaagacgactgaatctcttcccacactctggacactccagaggcttgtcacctgaatgcactaacatgtggcttattatttttccacgtactctaaattttttgccacactcggcacattgaaaaggtctctcattagCATGCACCTTCCGGTgaatcttcatacttccaagacggctgaatctcttcccacactctggacattcatgaggtttgtcacctgaatgcactaacatgtgagtcttcatacttccaagatgacTGAACTTCTTcctacactctggacattcatgaggcttgtcacctgaatgcactaacatgtgccttattatagttccacgtactctaaattttttgccacactcggcacattgaaaaggtctctcatccgcatgtaccatcctgtgagtcttcatatgtccatgctgactgaatctcttcccacactctggacactcatgaggtttgtcacctgaatgcactaacatgtgagtcgtcatacttcgacgtagactgaatttcttcccacactctggacattcatgaggtttgtcacctgaatgcactaacatgtgccttattatttttccacgttctctaaattttttgccacactcggcacattgaaaagctttctcatccgcatgcaccatcatgtgacgcttcatatttccacgctcactgaatctcttcccacactctggacactcatgaggtttgtcacctgaatgcactaacatgtgagtcgtcatacttcgacgtagactgaatctcttcccacactctggacattcatgaggtttgtcacctgaatgcactaacatgtgccttattatttttccacgttctctaaattttttgccacactcggcacattgaaaaggtctctcattagCATGCACCTTCCGGTgaatcttcatacttccaagacgactgaatctcttcccacactctg includes these proteins:
- the LOC138360981 gene encoding zinc finger protein 664-like → MLVHSGDKPHECPECRKKFSHLGSMKTHMLVHSGDKPHECPECGKRFSRLGSMKIHRKVHANERPFQCAECGKKFRVRGKIISHMLVHSGDKPLECPECGKRFSRLGDMKKHKMIHADNRLNT